A region from the Peromyscus leucopus breed LL Stock chromosome 9, UCI_PerLeu_2.1, whole genome shotgun sequence genome encodes:
- the Thoc7 gene encoding THO complex subunit 7 homolog isoform X5: MEMKAPHLESSSAGELDEVIRKRLLIDGDGAGDDRRINLLVKSFIKWCNSGSQEEGYSQYQRMLSTLSQCEFSMGKTLLVYDMNLREMENYEKIYKEIECSIAGAHEKIAECKKQILQAKRIRKNRQEYDALAKVIQHHPDRHETLKELEALGKELEHLSHIKESVEDKLELRRKQFHVLLSTIHELQQTLENDDKLSEVDEAQESTMEADPKP, translated from the exons ATGGAAATGAAGGCACCCCATCTGGAGTCCAGCAGCGCGGGAGAACTGG ACGAAGTCATACGGAAGCGTCTTCTGATTGATGGAGATGGTGCTGGGGATGATCGGAGAATTAATCTCCTTGTGAAAAGCTTCATTAAATGGTGCAACTCTGGATCCCAAGAGGAAGG atATAGCCAGTACCAACGTATGCTGAGCACTCTGTCTCAATGTGAATTTTCAATGGGCAAAACTTTGCTGGTATATGATATGAATctcagagaaatggaaaattatgaaaaaatatacaaagaaatag AATGTAGTATTGCGGGAGCACATGAAAAAATTGCTGAGTGTAAAAAGCAAATTCTTCAAGCAAAACGAATACGGAAAAATCGACAAG AATATGATGCTTTGGCAAAAGTGATTCAGCATCATCCAGACAGGCATGAGACCTTAAA GGAGCTAGAGGCTCTGGGCAAAGAATTGGAGCATCTCTCACATATTAAAGAAAGTGTTGAAGATAAG CTGGAATTGAGACGGAAACAATTCCATGTTCTTCTTAGTACCATCCACGAACTTCAACAAACATTGGAGA ATGATGACAAGCTGTCAGAAGTGGATGAAGCTCAAGAGAGTACCATGGAAGCAGACCCTAAACCGTAG
- the Thoc7 gene encoding THO complex subunit 7 homolog isoform X2 yields the protein MLSTLSQCEFSMGKTLLVYDMNLREMENYEKIYKEIEYDALAKVIQHHPDRHETLKELEALGKELEHLSHIKESVEDKLELRRKQFHVLLSTIHELQQTLENDDKLSEVDEAQESTMEADPKP from the exons ATGCTGAGCACTCTGTCTCAATGTGAATTTTCAATGGGCAAAACTTTGCTGGTATATGATATGAATctcagagaaatggaaaattatgaaaaaatatacaaagaaatag AATATGATGCTTTGGCAAAAGTGATTCAGCATCATCCAGACAGGCATGAGACCTTAAA GGAGCTAGAGGCTCTGGGCAAAGAATTGGAGCATCTCTCACATATTAAAGAAAGTGTTGAAGATAAG CTGGAATTGAGACGGAAACAATTCCATGTTCTTCTTAGTACCATCCACGAACTTCAACAAACATTGGAGA ATGATGACAAGCTGTCAGAAGTGGATGAAGCTCAAGAGAGTACCATGGAAGCAGACCCTAAACCGTAG
- the Thoc7 gene encoding THO complex subunit 7 homolog isoform X1, with protein sequence MLSTLSQCEFSMGKTLLVYDMNLREMENYEKIYKEIECSIAGAHEKIAECKKQILQAKRIRKNRQEYDALAKVIQHHPDRHETLKELEALGKELEHLSHIKESVEDKLELRRKQFHVLLSTIHELQQTLENDDKLSEVDEAQESTMEADPKP encoded by the exons ATGCTGAGCACTCTGTCTCAATGTGAATTTTCAATGGGCAAAACTTTGCTGGTATATGATATGAATctcagagaaatggaaaattatgaaaaaatatacaaagaaatag AATGTAGTATTGCGGGAGCACATGAAAAAATTGCTGAGTGTAAAAAGCAAATTCTTCAAGCAAAACGAATACGGAAAAATCGACAAG AATATGATGCTTTGGCAAAAGTGATTCAGCATCATCCAGACAGGCATGAGACCTTAAA GGAGCTAGAGGCTCTGGGCAAAGAATTGGAGCATCTCTCACATATTAAAGAAAGTGTTGAAGATAAG CTGGAATTGAGACGGAAACAATTCCATGTTCTTCTTAGTACCATCCACGAACTTCAACAAACATTGGAGA ATGATGACAAGCTGTCAGAAGTGGATGAAGCTCAAGAGAGTACCATGGAAGCAGACCCTAAACCGTAG
- the Thoc7 gene encoding THO complex subunit 7 homolog isoform X3, with product MGAVTDDEVIRKRLLIDGDGAGDDRRINLLVKSFIKWCNSGSQEEGYSQYQRMLSTLSQCEFSMGKTLLVYDMNLREMENYEKIYKEIECSIAGAHEKIAECKKQILQAKRIRKNRQEYDALAKVIQHHPDRHETLKELEALGKELEHLSHIKESVEDKLELRRKQFHVLLSTIHELQQTLENDDKLSEVDEAQESTMEADPKP from the exons ATGGGAGCCGTGACTGACG ACGAAGTCATACGGAAGCGTCTTCTGATTGATGGAGATGGTGCTGGGGATGATCGGAGAATTAATCTCCTTGTGAAAAGCTTCATTAAATGGTGCAACTCTGGATCCCAAGAGGAAGG atATAGCCAGTACCAACGTATGCTGAGCACTCTGTCTCAATGTGAATTTTCAATGGGCAAAACTTTGCTGGTATATGATATGAATctcagagaaatggaaaattatgaaaaaatatacaaagaaatag AATGTAGTATTGCGGGAGCACATGAAAAAATTGCTGAGTGTAAAAAGCAAATTCTTCAAGCAAAACGAATACGGAAAAATCGACAAG AATATGATGCTTTGGCAAAAGTGATTCAGCATCATCCAGACAGGCATGAGACCTTAAA GGAGCTAGAGGCTCTGGGCAAAGAATTGGAGCATCTCTCACATATTAAAGAAAGTGTTGAAGATAAG CTGGAATTGAGACGGAAACAATTCCATGTTCTTCTTAGTACCATCCACGAACTTCAACAAACATTGGAGA ATGATGACAAGCTGTCAGAAGTGGATGAAGCTCAAGAGAGTACCATGGAAGCAGACCCTAAACCGTAG
- the Thoc7 gene encoding THO complex subunit 7 homolog isoform X4 has translation MGAVTDDEVIRKRLLIDGDGAGDDRRINLLVKSFIKWCNSGSQEEGYSQYQRMLSTLSQCEFSMGKTLLVYDMNLREMENYEKIYKEIEYDALAKVIQHHPDRHETLKELEALGKELEHLSHIKESVEDKLELRRKQFHVLLSTIHELQQTLENDDKLSEVDEAQESTMEADPKP, from the exons ATGGGAGCCGTGACTGACG ACGAAGTCATACGGAAGCGTCTTCTGATTGATGGAGATGGTGCTGGGGATGATCGGAGAATTAATCTCCTTGTGAAAAGCTTCATTAAATGGTGCAACTCTGGATCCCAAGAGGAAGG atATAGCCAGTACCAACGTATGCTGAGCACTCTGTCTCAATGTGAATTTTCAATGGGCAAAACTTTGCTGGTATATGATATGAATctcagagaaatggaaaattatgaaaaaatatacaaagaaatag AATATGATGCTTTGGCAAAAGTGATTCAGCATCATCCAGACAGGCATGAGACCTTAAA GGAGCTAGAGGCTCTGGGCAAAGAATTGGAGCATCTCTCACATATTAAAGAAAGTGTTGAAGATAAG CTGGAATTGAGACGGAAACAATTCCATGTTCTTCTTAGTACCATCCACGAACTTCAACAAACATTGGAGA ATGATGACAAGCTGTCAGAAGTGGATGAAGCTCAAGAGAGTACCATGGAAGCAGACCCTAAACCGTAG